Genomic DNA from Candidatus Hydrogenedentota bacterium:
AGCATGTCCAAGTATAAGATTGCACTCATGGGTGGCGACGGCACGGGCCCCGAGGTGATGGCGGAAGCAGTGAAAGTCGTTCGAGCGGCCGCCGCGCGCTGCAACATCACCCTGGAAACCACCACCTACGACTTCGGCGGCAACCGCTACCTCGCTACCGGTGAAATTCTTCCGGATTCCGCGTTGGATGAATTCCGCAAACACGACGCGATCCTGCTGGGAGCCATCGGCCATCCGGATGTAAAACCCGGCATTCTTGAAAAAGGCATTCTTCTGCGGACCCGTTTCGAACTCGACCAGTACATTAACCTGCGCCCGGTCAAGCTGTATCCGAATGTCGAAACTCCTATCAAGAACAAGGGTCCCGAGGACATCGATTTCGTGGTCGTGCGCGAGAATTCCGCCGGACTGTACACGGGTTTCGGCGGTGTCCAGAAGAAAAACACGCCGCACGAGGTAGCCGAACAGTGCATGGTCTATACGCGATTCGAAGTGGACCGCTGCCTCAAATTCGCCTTCGACCTCGCACGCAAACGAAACAAGACGAACACGCTCACCCTTTGCGGCAAGACAAACGTGCTCACCTTCGTCTACGACCTGTGGGAACGCGCATTCCACGCCATGGGCGCCGCCGACTACCCCGACATCAAACGCGAGTACGCTCACGTGGATGCCATCACGATGTGGATGGTGAAGAACCCCGAATGGTTCGACGTCATCGTAACCGGAAACATGTTCGGAGACATCATCACGGACCTTGGCGCCATGGTCCAGGGCGGCATGGGAATCGCCGCGGGGGGCAACATCAACCCCGAGGGCGTGTCGATGTTCGAACCCATTGGCGGCAGCGCCCCAAAATACACCGGCCTCAACGTCATCAACCCGCTCGCGTGCATTTTCGCGGGCCACATGATGCTTGACTACCTCGGCGAACAGGAAGCCGCCGATCTAATCGAGAAAGCCTGCATCGGCTTCCTGAAAAGCGGCAAACTGCCCGGCATGTCGGCCAAGGAAATCAAAGAAAGCGGAATGTCAACCACCAAAATCGGTGATGACATCGCAAACCGGGTCGCCACGCTCTGACCCAACGTGGTGGGGCTTTTGTGAACGCCGCTCCTGGAACGCTTTTGCCAGGAGCGGCCCTCTCTTGTGCTCAGGCCGCCGGTTTCACTGGGAGCGCTTCACGTATTGAGACAGGCTCGCATCCGCTGGTGACGGCGGCGCCCGCGGCGTCTTATCCCATCTGCAAGAGCTTTACGATGGCCCGGGCAATGGCGTCACGACGCGCTTCGAGCGGCGCCGGATCCTTGGTGAACTCGGTCAGGCTTTTCGAAATATTGTCGGGGATCTCAAGCAGTCCTTCGTAGACGCTCCGCTCAGTGACCGGAATCTGCTCGCGACGCGAAGCGAACAACTTCGCGAGGATGACGAAATACTCGTAGTCCTCGACCCCGTCGCGCAGCATCTCCCAACGAATACTGTCCACGGGCCCCTCGAGCACCGGCTCCGGCGGGTTGCCGCCTGCCGCCGCCTCGGGCGGGTAGATGAACCGCCCGTCACCGTTGCCCCAGGGATGCCTCGTGCCGGCCGGCGTACTGTACCCCGACACCCAGCCCATCGGATCCTCGTACGGATTCTGGAGGCTGTCCGGATACGCCACGTCGCTCGTCCAGTAGTTGCTCTGCCACACAAGGATGCCCTGGACCTTGTTCTCCCACGTCTGCCACAGCCATACCCGAAGCTCAGTCGCGGGATGATCGATAAACAGGGTCGCATACGGCGCCTTCGGTCCGGTGCAGACATACCACCAGAACATATCGCCGGATGCGCGCCGTTCTTCCGCGACATCGTAGTTATACGCAGGCGTCAGCGGACACCAGATGTTGGGTCCGCCGATCAGTTCGGGCTCGACCTGCTCGGTCAGCATGCGGTTGATGTCCGGCGCGTTCTCCTTGAGCTTCCGAAAACCGTTCATCACGAATTCGTAGTCCTTCGGATCCGGTTCGTCGAACCAGTAAACATAGGATTCGCCGAGCCAGCCCTTTTCGCGCAGATGTTCCTGAAGCCCCTGGAGATATGCCCGGAAGACGTGCTGGTACTGGGGCGTATCCTCGGCGTACCCGAGAAGCGAGGGCTCGCTGCGCGAATGGAAGGTGCCGCCGCCCAGCCCCATCACCGGAAGTTGAAACGAGTTAAAACCGAGTTCGTCAATGGCGTGCGCCATGGCGGCGTCCCAGCCCGCCCAATCGAAGACGGGCTGGATTTGGTCCGGCGCCGTTTCATCAAGGTCCCCGCCTTCGGCAAGTGCCTGCCCTGTGCCCGCATCCTCAATGACGATATCGTCGTACCACATCGACCCGGTCGTGTCGCCGGCATCGGCCCACGTTGTCGGATATGCCGCGAAAGCAACGGTTCGAGCGCCTTCTGGAAACTCCGTGATCACGCGCTCAAATTCCTGCCACGTGCCGTCCCCGCCAATGACGATGTCCCGGTTCCTGCCGGACATCCACGCGCCGCCCGCGTCAAAATGCCGTAACGATACCAGGAATTGCTGGCCCGGCTGGTTCGTCTTGTACCAGAAGCGCAGGCGCAAGCCTTTTTCGGGTATCGCCATCGGGTCCGCATAGCTCATCGATACGTTCAGGTTCGCGTGGGGATCGTCCAGATAGCGAGAGGCGTTCCCGGCATGTTTCGTCTCGGTATCGGGACTCCCCCCCTGCCACTTCGGCAAACCGGCCCAACTCACGCCGATATCGTCCATCGGCGTGGGGTCATAGGGGCTGATGCGGTGCTCGCTGAAATTGGCCAGATACTTGTCCATCACCGCACGCTGCTGCTCAGGCTGTGTCAGCTTCTGATAGTTGAACACAAGGCCGGGGGAGAAGCCGAACGCCGAGACGCAAGTCATGCGCTCCGGAAGCGCAAAATCGTACACCTCGACGTGCAGCGGCGTCTCTGTATCCAAACCATCCGCCTGTATTCGAAGCGTGCCGCGATAGACGCCCGCTGGAATGCTTTCAGGGGTCTTCACCCGGACCCACATAGGCTGGTTCTCGCCCGCCGCCACCTCTATGGGGCCCCGCAAAGGCGGCAAGGGATCGGGCCACGGCGCGGCCACGCCCGTCTCGTCAGTCGGGGTCTGGACATCGACGTAGCGCACACGAAGCACCTCGACGGCCGATGCCGGAAGCTTGGCGCCTCCCGGCCCCTCGAGCTCGCTGGGCGTCACCGTCAGCCCCTTTACCGTTTGTTGAGGGGAGATTACCAGCTGAACAGCCTCGGTTTCGTTCCGCGCAAGGCGCACTTCCACCGCCTCGGCCTGCCTCGAAGGCGCCGGGCGAGTCCTGGCGATCCTCCAACCCGAAGAGGCGCGCCACAGCGTCACAGTGTCCGTCGAACCAGGCACGCGCTCCCCGTACCCCGTCTCGAACAAATGCGGGACGTAGAGGTCTGCGCGAAATGCAAACGCCACCCCGGGTCCGAGCGAGCATTCGAGCACAAACGCCCCCGAACCGGGAAGCTCATAAGGGATTTCGAGCGTGCTGGCCCCCGCCGGAATCTGCACTGCCGGACTGTCCAGAATGACCTTCCCGCCTTCGCCGATAACCGTAACCGAGGGCCTGGCGGCGACAGGGCCGCCCCTGCCGTTCTCGATCCTCAGACGAATGGTATTGTCTCCCCCGGGCATGGCGTCCCCGATGCTCTCGATAGCTGCCTTGACCTTCGCATCGGCCGCCGTAACAGCTACGAACGTGGTCTCGCCCCGTAACGTGACCGGCGCCCCGTCAAGCGTGGCCCGGCAGGTGTACGTGTTCAAGGTGAACGAACAGGGCCCCGAATTCCCGCCCGCCGCGTCTTGGACCATCCCCCGCAGACGGACATAGATTTCCCCGGCCGGAAACAAGGCATCCGGAATCGGAAACGTTGCGGCGCCGTCGGCGAAAGCCTCTCCGAACTGGTGCCAGGCCTGTCCATCCCGCGAGGCTTCGGCCACCAGCCGCCCCCCCGCATAGTACGAAATAGAGACTTCAATCCCGGCTTTGGTCTGGTTCCGGCCCGCGACATGGTGCCGATAAACGAGTTCGCTGCCCGAGCCAAAACTCCAGCGATTGGTGTTGAAATGGCACTGATGGCGAATGAGCGGACGCGACTGATTGCGCGAAACGGAGTAGTGCGGCGCGGCAAACTCGTAAACGTTGCCATCGATGCGCTCCCCTTCGCCCAGGCAAATCCCGTCCTTCTCCGCATAGAGCGGTTGTGCGGCGGAGACGGACACGTTGTCGAACGCCATGGCCCCGCCCACCTGCCATTGGCCAAACCGGAGCCATCCCGCACCGGGTTC
This window encodes:
- a CDS encoding 3-isopropylmalate dehydrogenase; protein product: MSKYKIALMGGDGTGPEVMAEAVKVVRAAAARCNITLETTTYDFGGNRYLATGEILPDSALDEFRKHDAILLGAIGHPDVKPGILEKGILLRTRFELDQYINLRPVKLYPNVETPIKNKGPEDIDFVVVRENSAGLYTGFGGVQKKNTPHEVAEQCMVYTRFEVDRCLKFAFDLARKRNKTNTLTLCGKTNVLTFVYDLWERAFHAMGAADYPDIKREYAHVDAITMWMVKNPEWFDVIVTGNMFGDIITDLGAMVQGGMGIAAGGNINPEGVSMFEPIGGSAPKYTGLNVINPLACIFAGHMMLDYLGEQEAADLIEKACIGFLKSGKLPGMSAKEIKESGMSTTKIGDDIANRVATL
- a CDS encoding DUF6067 family protein, which encodes MRKPCGMIRSTVLTMAIAVSTVCFAQVIEVPNASFEQGQDGPEGWALSGGSGTWLEGEASEGSRAIQVTGTGNDTNYWQSAPLSLEPSSVYVVTFDARSWGGDTGTAISGPHFCNRDLGSLTEDWASYSSVFFTPATMEPGAGWLRFGQWQVGGAMAFDNVSVSAAQPLYAEKDGICLGEGERIDGNVYEFAAPHYSVSRNQSRPLIRHQCHFNTNRWSFGSGSELVYRHHVAGRNQTKAGIEVSISYYAGGRLVAEASRDGQAWHQFGEAFADGAATFPIPDALFPAGEIYVRLRGMVQDAAGGNSGPCSFTLNTYTCRATLDGAPVTLRGETTFVAVTAADAKVKAAIESIGDAMPGGDNTIRLRIENGRGGPVAARPSVTVIGEGGKVILDSPAVQIPAGASTLEIPYELPGSGAFVLECSLGPGVAFAFRADLYVPHLFETGYGERVPGSTDTVTLWRASSGWRIARTRPAPSRQAEAVEVRLARNETEAVQLVISPQQTVKGLTVTPSELEGPGGAKLPASAVEVLRVRYVDVQTPTDETGVAAPWPDPLPPLRGPIEVAAGENQPMWVRVKTPESIPAGVYRGTLRIQADGLDTETPLHVEVYDFALPERMTCVSAFGFSPGLVFNYQKLTQPEQQRAVMDKYLANFSEHRISPYDPTPMDDIGVSWAGLPKWQGGSPDTETKHAGNASRYLDDPHANLNVSMSYADPMAIPEKGLRLRFWYKTNQPGQQFLVSLRHFDAGGAWMSGRNRDIVIGGDGTWQEFERVITEFPEGARTVAFAAYPTTWADAGDTTGSMWYDDIVIEDAGTGQALAEGGDLDETAPDQIQPVFDWAGWDAAMAHAIDELGFNSFQLPVMGLGGGTFHSRSEPSLLGYAEDTPQYQHVFRAYLQGLQEHLREKGWLGESYVYWFDEPDPKDYEFVMNGFRKLKENAPDINRMLTEQVEPELIGGPNIWCPLTPAYNYDVAEERRASGDMFWWYVCTGPKAPYATLFIDHPATELRVWLWQTWENKVQGILVWQSNYWTSDVAYPDSLQNPYEDPMGWVSGYSTPAGTRHPWGNGDGRFIYPPEAAAGGNPPEPVLEGPVDSIRWEMLRDGVEDYEYFVILAKLFASRREQIPVTERSVYEGLLEIPDNISKSLTEFTKDPAPLEARRDAIARAIVKLLQMG